A DNA window from Hordeum vulgare subsp. vulgare chromosome 1H, MorexV3_pseudomolecules_assembly, whole genome shotgun sequence contains the following coding sequences:
- the LOC123426688 gene encoding protein PHOTOSYSTEM I ASSEMBLY 2, chloroplastic translates to MEPASASLVSLRASTATNRSCFLCRQPVTPKTRMLPAMASKSGARLVASGCKTCRGKGAVECEGCKGTGRNKKNGNIFERWKCFDCQGFGMRKCPTCGKGGLTPEQRGER, encoded by the exons atgGAGCCTGCTAGTGCTAGTTTAGTCTCCTTGAGAGCATCCACTGCCACGAACCGTAGCTGCTTCTTGTGTCGGCAGCCAGTGACGCCCAAGACCAGGATGCTTCCGGCCATGGCGTCCAAGTCCGGGGCGAGACTG GTGGCTTCAGGCTGCAAGACATGCAGGGGGAAGGGTGCAGTGGAATGCGAAGGCTGCAAG GGGACTGGCAGGAACAAGAAGAACGGCAACATCTTCGAGAGATGGAA GTGCTTCGACTGCCAGGGGTTTGGGATGAGGAAGTGCCCCACCTGTGGCAAGGGAGGCCTCACGCCGGAGCAGAGAGGAGAAAGGTAG
- the LOC123426546 gene encoding tubulin-folding cofactor E isoform X1, with product MAAAGFRLRQRVHASGDPRRTGTVRYLGPVDGHAGEWVGVDWDGGAGGRHDGSLAGRRYFSAAADRSASFARPSALSAGIPLPDALRLRYRVDDFTKEEQDEMYVFSTSQKRVSVELVGTNKVRDKLKNFDELLCASVSFMGVSSAGSPEELQGLVPNLRQLDLTGNLISQWQDIFSLCQALPSLEVLDLTNNIMENDFVESPLLKNIRILVLNNCGVTWELVEKLKVPFACLSDLHLIWNKMNIITTPVGNFVQGFDTLRLLNLEDNHIVSWDEIVKLSYLKSLEQLHLNKNKIKHVRYPSNLPSSGPLGDVSVPAFEKLQVLLLGSNEIEDFPSVDSLNLFPSLMDVRISDNPIADPAKGGAPRFVLVARLGNVKILNGSEVSARERREAEIRYIRLVMGKAESNDPEVLKQLHPRFAELKAFHGIEDEKPTSRMSGPQKMASGLISITLKCVGPSMGEKQPLTKKLPPATTIGKLKSLCESFFKLKDIKLRLFLEEEQGCPLPQLLEEETASLVELGIGTGATIIVDEES from the exons ATGGCCGCCGCCGGGTTCCGGCTGCGCCAGCGCGTGCACGCGTCCGGCGACCCCCGCCGGACCGGGACGGTGCGCTACCTGGGCCCCGTCGACGGCCACGCGGGCGAGTGGGTGGGCGtcgactgggacggcggcgccggAGGTCGCCACGACGGCTCCCTCGCCGGCCGCCGCTACTTCTCCGCCGCGGCCGACCGCTCCGCCTCCTTCGCGCGCCCCTCCGCGCTCAGCGCCGGGATCCCGCTCCCCGACGCCCTCCGCCTCCGCTACCGCGTCGACGACTTCACCAAGGAGGAACAAG ATGAAATGTACGTCTTCTCGACGAGCCAGAAGCGCGTGTCGGTGGAGCTGGTCGGGACGAACAAGGTCCGGGACAAGCTCAAGAACTTTGACGAGCTGCTGTGTGCGTCCGTTTCCTTCATGGGCGTGAGCTCGGCTGGATCGCCGGAGGAACTGCAGGGTTTGGTTCCGA ATCTCAGGCAACTTGATTTAACTGGAAATCTCATTTCGCAGTGGCAA GATATATTCTCTCTGTGTCAAGCTCTGCCATCTCTGGAAGTTCTCGATTTGACAAACAACATCATGGAGAATGACTTTGTAGAAAGTCCATTGCTGAAGAATATTCGTATTTTGGTCCTCAACAACTGTGGTGTAACCTGGGAACTG GTTGAAAAGCTTAAAGTTCCATTTGCATGTCTCAGTGACCTCCACCTAATATGGAACAAGATGAACATAATCACG ACCCCAGTTGGAAATTTTGTGCAAGGTTTTGACACACTGCGGCTCTTAAATTTGGAAGACAATCACATTGTTTCATGGGATGAAATTGTAAAACTTTCTTATTTAAAAAG CTTGGAACAGCTCCATTTGAACAAGAACAAGATAAAGCATGTAAGATACCCGTCTAATCTTCCATCGTCAGGCCCTCTTGGTGATGTATCTGTTCCGGCCTTCGAAAAATTGCAAGTCCTTTTATTAG GATCTAATGAAATAGAAGACTTTCCTTCTGTGGATTCACTCAACCTCTTCCCAAGTTTAATG GATGTCAGGATTTCTGATAATCCTATAGCTGATCCTGCCAAGGGTGGTGCTCCTCGATTTGTGCTTGTTGCTCGACTAGGAAATGTTAAAATACTAAATGGCAGTGAG GTAAGCGCACGTGAACGGAGGGAAGCAGAAATACG ATACATTCGCCTTGTTATGGGAAAAGCAGAATCAAATGACCCAGAAGTGCTCAAACAGCTACACCCTAG GTTTGCTGAACTGAAGGCCTTTCATGGCATTGAAGATGAGAAACCAACTTCAAGGATGTCTGGCCCACAAAAGATGGCTTCTGGGCTTATAA GTATCACCTTGAAATGTGTGGGGCCATCCATGGGTGAGAAGCAACCATTGACAAAGAAACTGCCTCCTGCAACTACT ATTGGAAAGCTGAAATCTTTGTGTGAGAGTTTCTTTAAACTGAAGGACATCAAACTAAGATTATTTCTCGAGGAAGAG CAGGGATGCCCACTACCACAACTACTCGAAGAAGAGACGGCTTCGCTCGTGGAGCTTGGGATAGGCACAGGAGCAACCATAATCGTCGATGAAGAAAGCTAG
- the LOC123426463 gene encoding ras-related protein RABD1-like: protein MSASEYDYLFKLLLIGDSSVGKSCLLLRFADDAYVDTYISTIGVDFKIRTVELDGKSVKLQIWDTAGQERFRTITSSYYRGAHGIIIVYDVTDRESFNNVKQWLSEIDRYASDSVCKLLVGNKCDLVDSKVVDTEEAKAFAESLGMNFLETSAKESINVETAFLTMSSEIKNKMASQPAAERKSTVHVHMKGQPIQQQQSSCCS from the exons ATGAGCGCCTCCGAGTA CGACTACCTCTTCAAGCTGCTCCTCATCGGCGACTCCTCCGTCGGCAAGTCCTGCCTCCTCCTCCGCTTCGCC GACGATGCGTACGTCGACACCTACATCAGCACCATCGGAGTTGATTTC AAAATACGGACAGTCGAGCTGGATGGCAAGTCGGTGAAGCTGCAGATT TGGGACACAGCAGGCCAGGAAAGGTTCAGGACAATAACTAGCAGTTACTACCGGGGAGCGCATGGAATCATT ATCGTATATGACGTGACAGATAGGGAAAGCTTCAACAATGTCAAGCAGTGGTTGAGTGAGATTGATAGGTATGCCAGTGACAGTGTGTGCAAGCTTCTAGTCGGGAACAAATGTGATTTGGTTGATAGTAAGGTCGTCGATACAGAGGAGGCCAAG GCTTTTGCAGAATCATTAGGAATGAATTTCCTGGAGACAAGTGCAAAGGAGTCCATCAATGTGGAGACAGCTTTCTTAACCATGTCATCagaaatcaagaacaa GATGGCGAGCCAACCTGCAGCGGAGAGGAAATCGACGGTCCATGTTCACATGAAAGGGCAG
- the LOC123426546 gene encoding tubulin-folding cofactor E isoform X2, with translation MAAAGFRLRQRVHASGDPRRTGTVRYLGPVDGHAGEWVGVDWDGGAGGRHDGSLAGRRYFSAAADRSASFARPSALSAGIPLPDALRLRYRVDDFTKEEQDEMYVFSTSQKRVSVELVGTNKVRDKLKNFDELLCASVSFMGVSSAGSPEELQGLVPNLRQLDLTGNLISQWQDIFSLCQALPSLEVLDLTNNIMENDFVESPLLKNIRILVLNNCGVTWELVEKLKVPFACLSDLHLIWNKMNIITTPVGNFVQGFDTLRLLNLEDNHIVSWDEIVKLSYLKSLEQLHLNKNKIKHVRYPSNLPSSGPLGDVSVPAFEKLQVLLLGSNEIEDFPSVDSLNLFPSLMDVRISDNPIADPAKGGAPRFVLVARLGNVKILNGSEVSARERREAEIRYIRLVMGKAESNDPEVLKQLHPRFAELKAFHGIEDEKPTSRMSGPQKMASGLISITLKCVGPSMGEKQPLTKKLPPATTIGKLKSLCESFFKLKDIKLRLFLEEEGCPLPQLLEEETASLVELGIGTGATIIVDEES, from the exons ATGGCCGCCGCCGGGTTCCGGCTGCGCCAGCGCGTGCACGCGTCCGGCGACCCCCGCCGGACCGGGACGGTGCGCTACCTGGGCCCCGTCGACGGCCACGCGGGCGAGTGGGTGGGCGtcgactgggacggcggcgccggAGGTCGCCACGACGGCTCCCTCGCCGGCCGCCGCTACTTCTCCGCCGCGGCCGACCGCTCCGCCTCCTTCGCGCGCCCCTCCGCGCTCAGCGCCGGGATCCCGCTCCCCGACGCCCTCCGCCTCCGCTACCGCGTCGACGACTTCACCAAGGAGGAACAAG ATGAAATGTACGTCTTCTCGACGAGCCAGAAGCGCGTGTCGGTGGAGCTGGTCGGGACGAACAAGGTCCGGGACAAGCTCAAGAACTTTGACGAGCTGCTGTGTGCGTCCGTTTCCTTCATGGGCGTGAGCTCGGCTGGATCGCCGGAGGAACTGCAGGGTTTGGTTCCGA ATCTCAGGCAACTTGATTTAACTGGAAATCTCATTTCGCAGTGGCAA GATATATTCTCTCTGTGTCAAGCTCTGCCATCTCTGGAAGTTCTCGATTTGACAAACAACATCATGGAGAATGACTTTGTAGAAAGTCCATTGCTGAAGAATATTCGTATTTTGGTCCTCAACAACTGTGGTGTAACCTGGGAACTG GTTGAAAAGCTTAAAGTTCCATTTGCATGTCTCAGTGACCTCCACCTAATATGGAACAAGATGAACATAATCACG ACCCCAGTTGGAAATTTTGTGCAAGGTTTTGACACACTGCGGCTCTTAAATTTGGAAGACAATCACATTGTTTCATGGGATGAAATTGTAAAACTTTCTTATTTAAAAAG CTTGGAACAGCTCCATTTGAACAAGAACAAGATAAAGCATGTAAGATACCCGTCTAATCTTCCATCGTCAGGCCCTCTTGGTGATGTATCTGTTCCGGCCTTCGAAAAATTGCAAGTCCTTTTATTAG GATCTAATGAAATAGAAGACTTTCCTTCTGTGGATTCACTCAACCTCTTCCCAAGTTTAATG GATGTCAGGATTTCTGATAATCCTATAGCTGATCCTGCCAAGGGTGGTGCTCCTCGATTTGTGCTTGTTGCTCGACTAGGAAATGTTAAAATACTAAATGGCAGTGAG GTAAGCGCACGTGAACGGAGGGAAGCAGAAATACG ATACATTCGCCTTGTTATGGGAAAAGCAGAATCAAATGACCCAGAAGTGCTCAAACAGCTACACCCTAG GTTTGCTGAACTGAAGGCCTTTCATGGCATTGAAGATGAGAAACCAACTTCAAGGATGTCTGGCCCACAAAAGATGGCTTCTGGGCTTATAA GTATCACCTTGAAATGTGTGGGGCCATCCATGGGTGAGAAGCAACCATTGACAAAGAAACTGCCTCCTGCAACTACT ATTGGAAAGCTGAAATCTTTGTGTGAGAGTTTCTTTAAACTGAAGGACATCAAACTAAGATTATTTCTCGAGGAAGAG GGATGCCCACTACCACAACTACTCGAAGAAGAGACGGCTTCGCTCGTGGAGCTTGGGATAGGCACAGGAGCAACCATAATCGTCGATGAAGAAAGCTAG